The following proteins come from a genomic window of Trifolium pratense cultivar HEN17-A07 linkage group LG4, ARS_RC_1.1, whole genome shotgun sequence:
- the LOC123923416 gene encoding photosystem II 5 kDa protein, chloroplastic-like, which yields MASITMTAPFFTGSSAIANRSPVAATQRKLVVANAARGVEVEKMKLSYDNEKEETNGRRNIMFAAVATAVCSAAGIALADEPKRGSPEAKKAYTPVCVTMPTARICRY from the exons ATGGCATCAATCACAATGACAGCACCATTCTTCACCGGCAGCTCAGCGATCGCTAACCGGTCACCGGTGGCGGCAACTCAGAGGAAACTAGTGGTGGCAAATGCTGCAAGAGGAGTTGAAGTAGAAAAAATGAAGTTAAGTTATGacaatgaaaaagaagaaaccaATGGAAGGAGAAACATCATGTTTGCTGCTGTTGCAACAGCTGTTTGTTCTGCTGCTGGAATTGCTTTGGCTGATGAACCTAAACGTGGTT CACCTGAAGCTAAAAAAGCTTATACTCCTGTTTGTGTTACTATGCCAACAGCTAGAATTTGTCGCTACTAA